The region CCCGCTAGGCTACTACGGTGCGCACCGGCCTTTTCATGATGACGAAAAACACCAACCGCATTGGACCGATGGCGCAGGCCGACAGGTGCCCGCGCCCTTTCGCAGCGCTGCCAACAAACGCCGCATCCGCGCCTTTCCCGCCCGCGGCGCAAGGCGGTTTGCGACGTTGAACCACTACGCGCTACGCTCGCTTGACAGCTATCTGGTCAAGAATGATCGGGGCGATGTAAACCGCGAACACCGCGCTTTTGATGACACCTATTGGCGCGAGCGGAATGACACCGCTTGGGAAGATCGCTCAATCCTGCGCTACCTGCCCGCCCTGCATGCTGAAATGGAACATCTTAAATCCCTGCCCGGCATCGCGGCCCTTCATGCCGAAGCCGTTACCGCCCACCGTGCGCGCCGCGACGCGCTGCTGGCCGATCCGGCCTACCGCGCGATGCAGGCGCAACTGCGCAAAGCCAGCCTCTATTGCGCTGCCGAAGCAGATATCCGCGCCGAGATCGGGCTGACATGACGGGACCGCGCATCATCAATCTAGGCCTTCCCAAGACCGGCACAACCACGCTCACAGACGCGCTACGCCACGCCGGGCTCAAGGTTGCCGATTGGCGCATCCGCAAGGGGCAAAGCACCCTGCCCGAAATCACTGGAGAGCATGTCGGCCGGATCATCTATGCCGATTACTTTGCCAACGGCGACCCGCTCGCGCGATTGGGGGAGTTCGACGTGGTCAATGAAATGAGTGCCGTACGCCACGACCGCAGCCTCTGGCCGCAGACCGATTGGGGCCTCTTGAGCGCCATTCAAAGCCATCATCCCGAGGTTAAATTTCTCCTCTCATACCGCGATCCAGCAAAGACAGCCAACAGCATGATCCGCTGGAACAATCTGGGCCGCCATCGCCTGCCTCAGGCCGATGTACCGGGCTTGCCGC is a window of Sulfitobacter sp. W027 DNA encoding:
- a CDS encoding glycosyltransferase family 2 protein, with protein sequence MRTTAVTCVKNEGPFLLEWIAFNRVIGVSDFLFYSNDCTDGTDRLLDALGARGIVTHLPNPATNRNYQMQALKDARGQPVVTRADWVWVADVDEFLNIHVGDHRLPALIEACGNPQAISVHFQFFANGGVEEFVDAPIIAQFTRSHNPDICCADTAIEVKSLVRQDFPLGYYGAHRPFHDDEKHQPHWTDGAGRQVPAPFRSAANKRRIRAFPARGARRFATLNHYALRSLDSYLVKNDRGDVNREHRAFDDTYWRERNDTAWEDRSILRYLPALHAEMEHLKSLPGIAALHAEAVTAHRARRDALLADPAYRAMQAQLRKASLYCAAEADIRAEIGLT
- a CDS encoding sulfotransferase, which produces MTGPRIINLGLPKTGTTTLTDALRHAGLKVADWRIRKGQSTLPEITGEHVGRIIYADYFANGDPLARLGEFDVVNEMSAVRHDRSLWPQTDWGLLSAIQSHHPEVKFLLSYRDPAKTANSMIRWNNLGRHRLPQADVPGLPRGFGRSEAELAKWVEGHFTFCRRVFAGCGNFLEFDIEDPGARDKIAAYLGIDLPWWGQSNTGKVGAE